CTGGCTGTTGCGCAGCGAGATCTCCTACATCAACCGCTCACCGGCCCGCGGGAGCTACCGCGGTCGCATGATCGGCGCCGGCTACCGCTTCGACAAGTTCACGCCCATGGTCACCGTCAGTCAGCTGAAGGCCTACAACGCGGCCTTCACGACCCTGGTCGAGAAAGACGCGATGACCAGCTTCAGTCTGCGCTACGACCTCAGTGACACCAGCTCGATCAAGGCGCAGTACGACCGCAGCCGCTGGGACTTGCTGGACGGCAACGATGTGCGCCGCAAGCTCGTGACCCTGTCCTATGACTTTGTCTTCTGAGCGAGGGGCAGCCATCATGACGCAACACCAAACGCACAGCACGCGCCGCCACACGGCCGCACTCGCCGCAGCCAGCCTCTGCCTCAGCCTGCTGGCCTCGGCCGCGCAGGCCGACACCGTGGTCATCGTCCACCCCAGCAATGCGACGGCATTGGATGACGAGCAGATCAGCAAGATCTTCCTCGGCCAGACCAAGACCTTTGCCGGCGGCGGCGAGGCCATCCCGGTGGACCAGAAGGACGGAGCCGCCCGCGAAGACTTCGGCAACAAGGTGCTCAAGAAGAACCAGTCCCAGCTCAAGGCCTTGTGGGCGCGCCAGATCTTCACCGGCGGCGCCAAACCACCGAAGGAACTGGGTGGCGACGACGAAGTGCTGAAGTTCGTGGCCTCGACACCAGGCGCCATTGGCTATGTGGAGGCCGGCAAGGCCAATTCCAGCGTCAAGGTCGTCAAGCGCTGAGCAAGCGCGGGCTCGCTGCGGCTCTGCTTGCAAGCCCTGAAGCAGACGCTGCCGTGGTCAGCTGCAAGCGTGGCCACGGCAGCAGCGGCAATTCGCTCGTATTTCACATTTTTATCAATTTGAAATGTGCGCGCAGCGGCCTTCAAGCGCAAGCTGAAGACCCGAGAGCTCTAGGCCCGCATGCCGACATATTGTTGGATCGGGGCTTGGCGAAAAAGGTGCCACCATGATTGAGGACGCACGCAGCCCGGCGACCATCCTGCTGGTCGATGACGAACCTTCCATCCTGAGCGCCCTGCGGCGCCTGCTACGGCCCCAGGGCCACAAGGTCCTGATGGCCGAAGGCGGTGCGGCCGGCCTGGCGCTGATGGAGATGGAAGCCGTCGATCTGGTCGTCTCCGACATGCGCATGCCGGAGATGGATGGCGTGCAGTTCCTCGAACAGGTGCGCGAGCGCTGGCCCAGCACCGTGCGCATCCTGCTGACCGGCTATGCCGACATCAGCTCCACCATCGCCGCCATCAACCGGGGCGCCATCCATCGCTACATCTCCAAGCCATGGGACGACCAGGACATCGTTCTGTCCATCGGTGACGGCCTGACACGCCATCAGCTCGAACAAGAGAACAAGCGACTGGCACAGCTGACCGCCGTGCAGAACGAACAGTTGCAGGACATGAATCTGCAACTGCAAGACAGCAACACCCAGCTGCAAAGCGTCAACACGCAATTGCAAGACGCCAACGGTCAACTGGCTGCCGTCAATGCCGAGCTCAAAACCAGCAACGAGCAACTCGACAGCAGCAATCAGCAGCTGGCCAGTGTCAACGACGAGCTGGAACGACGCGTGCAAGAACGCACCCAGGAGCTGCAACAGGCGAATGAGGAACTGAGTCGCTCGCACGCCGCCATGGCCCAAGCCCATGAACAGTTGCAGCAAGCCCACAT
This region of Paucibacter aquatile genomic DNA includes:
- a CDS encoding type 2 periplasmic-binding domain-containing protein, with the translated sequence MTQHQTHSTRRHTAALAAASLCLSLLASAAQADTVVIVHPSNATALDDEQISKIFLGQTKTFAGGGEAIPVDQKDGAAREDFGNKVLKKNQSQLKALWARQIFTGGAKPPKELGGDDEVLKFVASTPGAIGYVEAGKANSSVKVVKR